In a genomic window of Aggregatimonas sangjinii:
- a CDS encoding Eco57I restriction-modification methylase domain-containing protein: protein MNKTNTRKALNPAYRKHKPLRKKVTHLIGQLQNCINAVKLSDDNGESEEHIKSHFKDFFTNTFYNNNYINTKERIDLAIYLDGTANSDVGVIIEAKKPSNKAEFLTENNLNRKALQELLLYYLRERVDNENNNIKHLIATNGYEWYLFKAEDFYNYFYKNKALLREYRDFRDGLKDTTKNELFYNEIAKKYIAEVEQELPFAHLDFSKTNFNKLSDAHLNTLYKIFSDVHILGHSFGNDSNQLNKAFYNELLHIIGLEEVKDKGKKIISRKSEKDRDYASLLENTIVILEDRDYLSNIESIENNTEKSFNAGLELCLTWVNRILFLKLLESQLLAYHKQNPKYKFLNASFISDYDELNDLFFSALAKNEDERHPKYKEKYKDIPYLNSSLFERNTLENEAFEISALNNDDITLYNNTVLKDNNNKQLKGKLSTLEYLFKFLEAYDFATDGNEGIEDEQENKSLINASVLGLIFEKINGYKEGSFYTPAYITMYMCRETLRRAVVQKFNVLVNDQIETFKDLQSYCSKYFKTDDLERFNKVVNSLRLCDPAVGSGHFLVSALNELIVIKNELGILVDAKGIPLRCDIEIVNDELYVIDDRGSLFEYNPDDKESVRIQHTLFHQKQTLIENCLFGVDINPNSVKICRLRLWIELLKNAYYTKENRLQTLPNIDINIKCGNSLISRFKLDDDLKDAFRNKKNPKLKYTFTDYKNAVSEYKETNSKDRKREVLEIIDEVKDNFKSTLDSKFITVLEKAKNRLFLKEEQIKNLKQFGEKITKAEKERLKELKKATEEAYLKKQEIVNNAIYLNAFEWRFEFPEVLADDGSFIGFDALIGNPPYAVLEKQRNSSLQPYQDILEYSKITQRFKSVEGGKLNLYRLFIHLCKDITRPDSNISYIIPLTLIGDNSLFSTRKFISENFSGITLHCFPQKDIPSKRVFEDAKQSTLIFFGVNDSHTALDDKIINVHTYPFKSFDDEKKSYVTNFTELLEFDSYRLSIPLVSESEWIILKKIHQFEVIRDIDEIRTNRGEINQTLNRRYISNKPGHADFLKGVQIGPYRINKKLSQGEKEYFDEKLYNEDGRVNQLSEIKRIGIQRITGVDEKLRIVATIVNPKIYFADSTNSVISEEPYSLNVLAGLLNSKLFQWRFKKTSSNNNVSNTELESLPIAFDKYIYKEIEHTVTEILKIKNVDPKADTKSLEESINKMVYRLYGLSKEEIKVVEEG from the coding sequence ATGAACAAAACCAACACCAGAAAAGCACTTAATCCTGCTTATAGAAAACATAAACCTTTACGTAAAAAAGTAACTCATCTTATAGGTCAACTACAGAATTGTATAAATGCGGTCAAATTAAGTGATGACAATGGCGAAAGTGAAGAGCATATAAAATCCCACTTCAAGGATTTCTTTACTAATACATTTTATAACAATAATTACATTAATACAAAAGAACGTATTGATTTAGCAATTTATCTAGATGGTACGGCTAATTCAGATGTTGGTGTAATCATTGAGGCCAAAAAACCAAGTAATAAGGCCGAGTTCTTAACAGAGAATAATCTTAATCGTAAAGCATTACAAGAATTATTACTCTATTACTTACGTGAAAGAGTAGACAATGAAAATAATAATATTAAGCACCTTATTGCTACCAATGGTTATGAATGGTATTTATTTAAAGCTGAAGATTTCTATAACTATTTCTACAAGAATAAGGCACTCTTAAGAGAGTATAGAGACTTTAGAGATGGCTTAAAGGATACTACTAAAAATGAACTTTTTTATAACGAAATTGCTAAAAAATATATTGCTGAGGTCGAGCAGGAATTACCTTTTGCTCATTTAGATTTCTCTAAAACCAATTTCAATAAATTAAGTGATGCACATCTTAATACATTATATAAAATCTTTTCAGATGTCCATATACTAGGTCATTCTTTCGGTAATGATAGTAATCAACTTAATAAGGCGTTCTATAATGAGTTATTACATATTATTGGTTTAGAGGAGGTAAAAGACAAAGGCAAAAAAATTATTAGTCGTAAGTCTGAAAAAGATAGAGATTATGCCTCACTATTAGAGAATACGATTGTTATTCTCGAAGATAGAGACTACTTATCCAATATTGAAAGTATAGAAAACAACACAGAGAAATCCTTTAACGCAGGATTGGAATTGTGTTTGACTTGGGTAAATCGTATTCTATTTTTAAAGTTATTAGAATCTCAATTATTAGCCTACCATAAGCAAAATCCGAAATATAAATTTCTAAATGCTTCATTCATAAGTGATTATGACGAGTTAAACGATTTATTTTTCTCTGCGCTAGCCAAAAATGAAGACGAGAGACATCCTAAATATAAAGAGAAGTATAAGGATATACCGTATCTCAATAGTTCTTTATTCGAGCGTAATACATTAGAGAACGAAGCCTTTGAAATATCAGCATTAAATAATGATGATATTACATTGTATAATAATACAGTCTTAAAAGATAATAACAACAAACAATTAAAAGGTAAGCTCTCAACCTTAGAGTATTTATTCAAGTTTTTGGAAGCCTATGACTTTGCTACCGATGGTAACGAGGGCATAGAAGACGAGCAAGAAAATAAATCGCTAATTAATGCATCCGTATTAGGATTAATATTTGAGAAAATAAATGGTTATAAGGAGGGTTCGTTTTATACCCCTGCTTACATAACAATGTATATGTGCAGAGAAACGTTGAGGCGTGCTGTCGTTCAAAAATTTAATGTTTTAGTAAACGACCAGATAGAAACTTTTAAGGACTTACAGTCTTACTGTAGCAAATACTTTAAAACAGATGACCTTGAACGTTTTAATAAGGTTGTAAATAGTCTACGCCTATGTGACCCTGCCGTAGGATCTGGGCATTTTCTAGTCAGTGCATTAAATGAATTAATTGTCATAAAAAACGAATTGGGAATTTTGGTTGATGCAAAAGGAATACCGCTACGTTGCGATATAGAAATAGTAAATGATGAGCTTTACGTTATAGATGACAGGGGTTCATTATTTGAGTATAACCCTGACGATAAAGAAAGTGTACGCATACAACATACCCTATTTCATCAGAAACAAACCCTCATAGAAAATTGTTTGTTTGGCGTCGATATTAATCCGAACTCCGTTAAAATATGTCGATTGCGTTTATGGATAGAATTACTTAAAAACGCCTACTATACCAAAGAAAATAGATTGCAAACACTACCCAACATAGATATAAATATAAAGTGTGGTAATTCATTAATCAGTCGTTTTAAGTTAGACGATGATTTAAAAGATGCATTTAGAAATAAAAAGAACCCAAAACTAAAATATACATTTACTGATTATAAAAATGCAGTTTCAGAATATAAAGAAACTAATAGTAAAGACCGTAAACGTGAAGTTTTAGAAATAATAGATGAAGTAAAGGATAATTTTAAAAGTACTTTAGACAGTAAATTTATTACAGTCTTGGAGAAAGCCAAAAATCGATTGTTTCTTAAGGAAGAACAAATTAAGAACTTAAAACAGTTTGGTGAGAAAATAACCAAAGCAGAGAAAGAGCGTCTAAAGGAGTTGAAAAAAGCTACCGAAGAAGCATACTTAAAAAAACAAGAAATCGTAAATAATGCTATTTATCTTAATGCTTTTGAGTGGCGTTTTGAGTTTCCAGAGGTACTAGCCGATGATGGTAGCTTCATTGGTTTTGACGCTTTAATTGGAAACCCACCGTATGCCGTTTTGGAGAAACAACGAAATTCATCTCTTCAGCCATATCAAGATATATTAGAGTATTCAAAAATCACACAGAGATTCAAGTCTGTTGAAGGTGGGAAACTAAATCTTTATAGATTGTTTATCCACCTCTGTAAGGACATTACGAGACCTGATAGCAACATTAGTTATATTATACCACTAACATTGATTGGTGACAACAGTCTCTTTTCGACGAGAAAATTTATCAGCGAAAATTTTTCTGGGATTACCCTTCATTGTTTTCCGCAAAAGGATATCCCATCAAAAAGGGTATTTGAGGATGCTAAACAATCAACTTTAATATTTTTTGGTGTAAATGATTCGCATACCGCATTAGATGACAAAATAATTAATGTTCATACCTACCCATTTAAATCATTTGACGACGAAAAGAAGTCTTACGTAACAAATTTCACTGAGCTACTGGAATTTGATAGTTATAGATTATCAATTCCTCTCGTTTCTGAGTCTGAATGGATAATTTTAAAAAAAATTCATCAGTTCGAAGTAATTAGAGATATTGATGAGATAAGAACTAATAGAGGGGAAATTAATCAAACTTTGAACAGGAGGTACATCTCTAATAAACCTGGTCATGCTGATTTTTTAAAAGGAGTTCAAATTGGTCCTTATAGAATAAACAAGAAATTAAGTCAAGGGGAGAAAGAGTATTTCGATGAGAAACTTTATAATGAAGATGGAAGAGTAAATCAGTTATCTGAAATTAAAAGAATTGGTATTCAACGCATAACTGGTGTTGATGAGAAGCTGAGAATCGTAGCTACAATTGTGAATCCCAAAATCTATTTTGCGGACTCAACTAATTCCGTTATAAGTGAAGAACCTTATTCATTAAATGTACTTGCAGGTTTGCTTAATTCAAAACTCTTCCAGTGGAGGTTTAAAAAAACTTCAAGTAATAATAATGTAAGCAATACAGAATTAGAGTCTTTACCGATTGCCTTTGATAAATATATTTATAAAGAGATTGAGCATACAGTAACAGAAATTTTGAAAATTAAGAATGTCGACCCTAAAGCCGATACAAAATCATTAGAGGAGAGTATTAATAAAATGGTCTATAGATTATATGGATTATCTAAAGAAGAAATTAAAGTTGTGGAGGAAGGATAG
- a CDS encoding protein rep, producing MDSIYTLALNGTSSFSNKLETTVITGTGTPIKNNPSLLKRANKKAITNQLVLAMIDVAKEKGETEIIKRYYNTFHCQTKLISKDGRYYCNWCKNRWCATCCGIRKAMMIKKYYPILSQWEEPHLLTITLKSVKAKDLDSRVNQMVLAFQRIKDRCNKRHIRGKGMKIIGIKSLECNFNATKRTYNPHYHLIVPTRAIGLYIKQEWKKELNKNEFNVGEKGQHIRAVKETKRDLVEVIKYGAKILSDPDPTHKRKRKKGDMTGLQIYANALHTIYKAFDKHHLYNRFGFKLPKSEMAAKSARVVDDFEKWEYNFKLMDWINNDTGRMLTEYEMDSYLEFILNTQIDKELC from the coding sequence ATGGATAGTATCTATACATTGGCACTAAATGGGACATCTAGTTTCTCTAATAAGCTGGAAACGACCGTCATTACTGGCACTGGTACTCCAATTAAGAATAATCCCTCACTTCTAAAAAGAGCCAACAAAAAGGCAATCACAAATCAATTGGTTTTAGCAATGATAGATGTGGCAAAAGAAAAAGGAGAAACTGAAATAATAAAGCGGTATTACAATACCTTCCACTGTCAGACTAAACTTATAAGTAAAGACGGGAGGTATTATTGTAATTGGTGCAAAAATAGATGGTGTGCCACTTGTTGCGGTATAAGAAAAGCAATGATGATAAAAAAATATTATCCGATCCTTTCTCAATGGGAAGAACCTCATCTTTTAACTATTACCCTAAAATCTGTTAAAGCTAAAGATTTGGATTCTAGGGTAAATCAAATGGTACTAGCCTTTCAAAGAATCAAAGATAGGTGTAACAAAAGGCACATAAGAGGTAAGGGAATGAAAATTATTGGTATAAAATCATTAGAATGTAATTTCAATGCAACTAAAAGAACATATAACCCTCACTACCATTTGATAGTTCCAACTAGGGCAATCGGTTTGTACATTAAACAAGAATGGAAGAAAGAACTGAATAAGAACGAATTTAATGTAGGTGAAAAAGGGCAACATATACGTGCAGTGAAAGAAACTAAAAGGGATTTGGTTGAGGTTATAAAGTATGGAGCAAAAATATTAAGCGACCCAGACCCAACACATAAGAGAAAGCGAAAAAAAGGAGATATGACAGGTTTGCAGATCTACGCAAATGCATTACATACTATCTATAAAGCATTTGATAAACATCATTTATATAATAGGTTTGGTTTTAAACTGCCAAAAAGTGAAATGGCTGCAAAATCTGCTAGGGTAGTGGATGATTTTGAAAAATGGGAGTATAATTTTAAACTTATGGACTGGATCAATAATGATACTGGAAGAATGCTAACCGAATATGAGATGGATAGCTACTTAGAATTTATTTTAAATACCCAAATAGATAAGGAGCTTTGTTAG
- a CDS encoding helix-turn-helix domain-containing protein, with protein sequence MKNPFETIDQRLSSIENLLLEFVCKEAVEEKSENLTVKEAAEVLKVSEQSVHNYIKRGFFSAKRLGRVLLIKRADLDEALTEVKSMKYKRA encoded by the coding sequence ATGAAAAATCCATTTGAGACAATCGACCAGAGATTGTCAAGTATCGAAAATCTTTTACTGGAATTTGTATGCAAAGAGGCAGTGGAAGAAAAATCCGAGAACCTTACCGTAAAGGAGGCCGCTGAGGTTCTGAAAGTCTCAGAGCAATCTGTACACAATTATATTAAAAGAGGTTTCTTTTCTGCTAAGAGACTTGGTAGGGTTTTGCTCATTAAAAGAGCAGATCTAGATGAAGCATTAACTGAGGTTAAATCCATGAAATACAAAAGGGCTTAA
- a CDS encoding tyrosine-type recombinase/integrase — protein sequence MKFTFNLKEPKKDGETLILFSAYFRNEGRKFVYSTGESVNPKEWDFKHRHPNDLNGRSANANRHRGIKRQLDRYSNYFSDLIQSYKLSNREITIAVVKGDFDTQFKRTKAISSKFFEVYDIFLTEKRNDFTEGANSISTISRYTYNKKLLVDFEDWKGKKLHFNQFTSAFYNDLVEYCITVKEHSANTLRRNIGLLKTFLYWSVENGYNYKLDFQKFKAPKAQQTDEVALTLDEVKEVFEFDFSANRKLEKVRDLFVFGCATGMRYSNYSKVAKKDVHNGVIKVRDQKNTDKSLEVPLNEFSTYILKKYDYNLPKLSNQKFNDYIKEVFGAIGYTQDIKKTIKIGRELKEQIKPLNERISSHTARRSFITIMKNKKIPDKVIMSFTGHRSLEVFNKYYKPNNDDKKEFMKTVWKMEKAPISVTG from the coding sequence ATGAAATTCACCTTCAATCTCAAAGAACCCAAGAAAGACGGGGAAACCCTAATATTATTCTCGGCATATTTTCGAAATGAGGGTAGGAAATTTGTGTATTCTACTGGTGAAAGTGTCAACCCAAAGGAATGGGATTTTAAGCATCGACATCCAAACGACCTCAACGGACGCAGCGCAAATGCCAACAGACATAGGGGTATCAAGCGGCAGTTAGACCGTTATTCAAATTATTTTTCTGACCTCATCCAAAGTTACAAGCTATCTAATCGAGAAATAACCATTGCTGTGGTTAAAGGTGATTTTGACACCCAGTTTAAGCGTACGAAAGCTATTAGTAGTAAATTCTTTGAAGTGTATGATATCTTTCTGACTGAGAAGCGAAACGATTTTACCGAAGGGGCAAATTCTATTTCTACGATTAGCAGATATACCTACAATAAAAAATTACTGGTTGACTTTGAAGATTGGAAGGGTAAAAAACTACATTTTAATCAATTTACAAGTGCCTTTTATAATGACTTAGTCGAGTATTGCATAACGGTCAAAGAACATTCTGCCAATACTCTAAGAAGAAATATAGGTCTATTAAAAACCTTCCTGTACTGGTCGGTTGAAAACGGTTATAATTATAAACTGGATTTTCAAAAGTTTAAGGCACCAAAGGCGCAACAGACCGATGAGGTCGCATTAACATTGGATGAAGTTAAGGAGGTTTTTGAGTTTGATTTTAGTGCAAATCGAAAGCTAGAAAAGGTGAGAGACTTATTTGTTTTTGGTTGTGCTACTGGTATGAGGTATAGTAACTACTCTAAAGTAGCCAAAAAAGATGTTCATAACGGTGTTATCAAAGTAAGAGACCAAAAGAATACAGACAAATCTTTAGAAGTACCACTAAATGAGTTCTCTACGTATATTCTGAAAAAGTATGACTACAATCTACCCAAGCTATCCAACCAAAAATTCAATGATTATATCAAAGAAGTATTCGGGGCTATTGGTTATACCCAAGATATTAAAAAGACCATTAAGATAGGTAGAGAGTTAAAGGAACAGATTAAGCCCTTAAATGAGCGTATTTCATCCCATACCGCACGGAGAAGCTTTATTACGATAATGAAGAATAAAAAGATTCCCGATAAGGTGATTATGAGCTTTACGGGGCATCGAAGCTTAGAAGTTTTTAATAAGTATTACAAGCCAAACAATGATGATAAAAAAGAATTCATGAAAACAGTGTGGAAAATGGAAAAAGCTCCAATCTCAGTTACAGGTTAA
- a CDS encoding type II toxin-antitoxin system HipA family toxin, producing MARDKIIDIIVFGQEIGKLGYDINQGKSFFQYNPEFLDSGEFSKLFPFIFKRTKPAQVFTEYQHDTFQGLPPMIADSLPDTFGNIIFQEWLTARGIQKVTPLQQLAYVADRGMGAIEYKPVKELPTTSSINIDEIINILEKVLRLKEDTSGAALDELSLLNVFKIGTSAGGARPKILISEHKETGKIIAGDRETSEDYNHYLVKLHLDDSDGYNKEKVEYAYYLLAQEAGVDMMPSKLIEKKHFATLRYDRQHGEKQHILTVTGLTGWDFKSQPENSSYENVFKVALGLEVPHKDLQQLFKRMVFNVVFRNIDDHLKNHSFIYDKEKDSWNLAPAYDLTYALNPLFTFKATSRALSIYGKRTEIGMKDMLAIAEEFVIKNPKGIIEEVQALIPKWIEIAEELNIPGHIVKAIQKEIKRIE from the coding sequence ATGGCTAGGGATAAAATCATAGATATTATTGTATTTGGCCAAGAGATTGGCAAATTAGGCTATGATATAAATCAGGGCAAATCCTTTTTTCAATACAATCCAGAATTCCTGGACAGTGGCGAATTTTCAAAACTATTTCCTTTTATTTTCAAACGTACCAAACCAGCGCAGGTATTTACGGAATACCAACATGATACGTTTCAAGGTTTGCCACCAATGATAGCCGATTCCCTGCCAGACACTTTTGGAAATATCATTTTCCAAGAATGGTTAACAGCAAGAGGCATCCAAAAGGTAACACCATTGCAACAGTTGGCTTATGTAGCGGATCGCGGTATGGGAGCCATAGAGTACAAACCCGTAAAAGAGCTACCTACTACATCATCTATAAACATCGATGAAATCATTAACATCTTAGAAAAAGTATTAAGACTTAAGGAAGATACATCCGGGGCAGCCCTTGATGAATTGTCTTTGCTTAACGTTTTCAAAATAGGAACGTCTGCAGGTGGAGCTAGACCTAAAATCTTAATATCCGAACATAAAGAAACTGGTAAAATCATCGCTGGAGATAGGGAAACAAGCGAGGACTACAATCACTATCTAGTTAAGCTACACCTTGATGATAGCGATGGCTACAATAAAGAAAAAGTAGAATATGCCTATTATTTATTAGCGCAAGAAGCAGGTGTTGATATGATGCCATCAAAGCTGATAGAAAAAAAGCACTTTGCAACACTTAGATATGATAGACAACACGGAGAAAAACAGCACATATTAACCGTAACAGGTTTAACGGGTTGGGATTTTAAAAGTCAACCGGAGAACTCTTCCTATGAGAATGTTTTTAAAGTGGCCTTAGGATTAGAAGTTCCACATAAAGATTTACAGCAATTGTTCAAGCGAATGGTTTTTAATGTCGTATTTAGAAATATAGACGACCATTTAAAGAACCATAGTTTTATTTATGACAAAGAAAAAGATAGTTGGAATTTAGCACCTGCATATGATTTGACTTATGCGCTCAATCCGCTATTCACATTTAAAGCTACCTCTAGGGCTTTGTCTATTTATGGAAAGCGGACAGAGATCGGTATGAAAGATATGCTTGCGATAGCAGAAGAATTTGTTATTAAAAATCCAAAAGGTATTATTGAGGAGGTACAGGCATTGATTCCTAAGTGGATTGAGATCGCTGAAGAATTAAACATACCAGGACATATAGTAAAAGCGATTCAAAAAGAAATAAAGAGAATAGAATAG
- a CDS encoding helix-turn-helix transcriptional regulator: protein MLEITTIKDVKVKIGEACKALRKSNELSRDELAEVLDVSSTTIQNIENGKNATLDNVLKVANHFGLLQSIANQIDKVIVDQNDISLY from the coding sequence ATGTTAGAAATTACTACAATAAAAGATGTGAAAGTCAAGATTGGTGAAGCCTGTAAGGCACTTCGTAAATCAAATGAGCTATCTAGAGACGAACTTGCGGAAGTGCTTGATGTCTCTAGCACCACCATTCAAAACATCGAGAATGGTAAAAATGCTACACTTGATAATGTTCTAAAAGTAGCAAACCATTTTGGATTATTACAATCTATTGCCAATCAAATAGATAAAGTCATTGTTGATCAAAATGATATTTCATTGTATTAA
- a CDS encoding MFS transporter: MNKENPSLYKNTFFLLFVVATFISNTGTWLFTVGSGWLMTELDSSAFMVSLVQTATLIPLFLLALPTGALGDLYNQKKIIIISQSLLVINTLIFAYIVYLDKATVFLLLFFTLLNGIGAAFSRPVLAALTPQLVPKSQLRTAVNLTGIAYNLSRALGPILGGALITMYALDLPFWIDALSFGAVVLVISFWKRDSKNEELPGQKLTHSMGDSIRFLRYTPALHHSIIRALLFFFPAAALWAFMPLIAKEQFSGGADLYGYLLGASGIGAVTSVSFSNSITRILGASRLTMVVSILLGLCLLFLGFTTSKYYAISICFVAGVCWQLSFTSIMTSAQYALPKWYGARGIAYFLMAMSGSMGIGSALWGLFADQTSLQYGLYGAGIASVVIALVALRFPLDLAKDLNFKRASGLSEKPFSEMKDEGGWVMVHISYTVSPKIRWEAMEKISALKNKRYREGARHWRLFSPEIEENQLIEIFYKTSLSQLIRHQKQVTVHDKESEEKLNKWITENGGEVKREYFQEM, from the coding sequence ATGAATAAAGAAAATCCCAGTCTTTACAAAAACACTTTTTTTCTTCTATTCGTCGTCGCAACCTTTATATCCAATACTGGCACTTGGCTATTTACAGTAGGTTCCGGATGGTTGATGACCGAATTGGATTCATCTGCATTTATGGTATCATTGGTTCAAACCGCTACGTTGATACCCTTATTTCTTTTGGCACTTCCGACCGGTGCTCTAGGAGATCTTTACAATCAAAAAAAAATCATTATCATTTCGCAAAGTCTACTGGTGATCAACACCCTTATTTTCGCATACATCGTATACTTGGACAAAGCGACCGTATTTCTCTTACTGTTTTTCACATTGCTTAACGGTATTGGTGCAGCCTTCTCTCGTCCGGTTCTTGCAGCGCTTACCCCACAACTTGTTCCCAAGTCACAACTGAGAACAGCGGTGAATCTGACCGGCATTGCCTACAATTTAAGCAGGGCGCTAGGCCCTATTCTAGGAGGGGCCTTAATAACAATGTACGCCTTAGACCTCCCTTTTTGGATCGATGCGCTCTCTTTCGGAGCAGTAGTCCTAGTCATCTCGTTTTGGAAACGCGACTCAAAGAACGAGGAACTTCCAGGGCAAAAATTAACCCATTCTATGGGCGATTCCATTCGTTTTCTGAGATACACGCCTGCGCTACACCACAGTATTATAAGGGCGCTGCTATTCTTCTTTCCAGCCGCCGCGCTTTGGGCGTTCATGCCTTTGATCGCAAAAGAGCAGTTCAGCGGAGGAGCCGACCTTTACGGTTATTTATTGGGCGCTTCAGGAATTGGCGCCGTTACAAGCGTTTCTTTTTCCAATTCCATCACCCGAATATTAGGAGCCAGTCGGTTGACAATGGTCGTATCCATACTACTTGGGTTATGCCTCTTATTTCTAGGCTTTACCACTTCAAAGTATTATGCCATAAGTATTTGTTTTGTAGCGGGCGTATGTTGGCAACTATCCTTCACGAGTATTATGACTTCTGCACAATATGCCCTGCCGAAATGGTACGGTGCACGAGGCATAGCCTATTTTCTGATGGCCATGTCCGGAAGCATGGGTATAGGAAGTGCCTTGTGGGGTTTGTTTGCGGATCAGACAAGTTTGCAATACGGGCTGTATGGGGCGGGTATCGCCAGTGTCGTAATTGCCTTGGTTGCACTGAGATTTCCGTTAGATCTTGCAAAAGATCTTAATTTTAAGAGGGCTTCCGGACTCTCAGAAAAGCCTTTTTCCGAAATGAAGGACGAAGGAGGTTGGGTTATGGTTCATATTAGTTACACCGTATCCCCAAAAATTAGATGGGAAGCTATGGAGAAAATCAGTGCACTGAAGAATAAGCGCTATCGAGAAGGGGCTCGACACTGGAGACTATTTTCCCCAGAAATTGAAGAAAATCAACTGATTGAAATCTTCTATAAAACCTCCTTGAGTCAGCTTATCAGACATCAAAAGCAGGTAACGGTACACGACAAGGAATCCGAAGAGAAACTGAATAAATGGATTACGGAAAACGGAGGCGAGGTTAAACGTGAATATTTTCAAGAAATGTAG
- a CDS encoding acyl-CoA thioesterase: MLKNNDDFTQEEIESFSTAYVYLELPVQWGNMDAAKHVNNTVYLRWIESARIAMFEKIHAGDFEFKKLVPILAWQDCKYIFPVTFPDQVMVTLDIIELLEDRVLCEGRIYSKKNRRIVAISKSLLMAYDMEALKKQAFPESWRKALIDFYGNRIVK, translated from the coding sequence ATGTTGAAAAATAATGATGACTTTACCCAAGAGGAAATCGAAAGTTTTTCCACGGCCTATGTGTATTTAGAGCTGCCCGTACAATGGGGCAATATGGATGCGGCCAAACACGTGAACAATACCGTTTATCTACGATGGATAGAATCCGCGCGTATCGCGATGTTCGAAAAAATACATGCGGGTGACTTCGAGTTCAAAAAGTTAGTTCCTATTCTGGCTTGGCAAGATTGCAAGTATATTTTTCCGGTCACCTTTCCAGATCAAGTTATGGTTACACTAGATATAATAGAATTGCTGGAAGACCGGGTACTCTGCGAGGGAAGGATTTATAGTAAAAAAAACCGGAGAATCGTTGCTATTTCCAAATCCTTGCTAATGGCCTATGATATGGAAGCGCTGAAGAAACAGGCCTTTCCGGAATCTTGGCGAAAGGCATTGATCGATTTTTATGGAAATCGAATAGTGAAGTGA